Proteins from one methanogenic archaeon mixed culture ISO4-G1 genomic window:
- a CDS encoding endonuclease III Nth gives MAEENRVTRILDILSAEYNKGCYPGRNSEGLNPEWPCDPFHVLIATILSQRTKDDNTRKASDSLFHKYDSVDAIADADVEDVISLVHSAGFPRQKGTAIVECCKMLRDEYGGVVPSDTDEMMKLPMVGRKTAACVRSYAMDIPSVCVDTHVHRISNLMGLVHTKDPTETEFALMDITPEERWSDINRYLVRHGQVICIPNHPRCGKCKVRQYCDHGRSLE, from the coding sequence ATGGCTGAAGAGAACAGAGTGACAAGGATACTCGACATACTGTCCGCCGAGTACAACAAGGGCTGCTACCCCGGAAGGAACTCGGAGGGACTCAATCCCGAATGGCCCTGCGACCCGTTCCACGTGCTCATCGCCACCATACTGTCCCAGCGTACCAAGGATGACAACACCAGGAAGGCCTCGGACAGCCTCTTCCACAAGTACGATTCCGTCGACGCGATCGCCGATGCGGATGTGGAGGACGTCATATCCCTGGTGCATTCCGCGGGATTCCCTAGACAGAAAGGAACGGCCATCGTCGAGTGCTGCAAGATGCTCCGCGACGAATACGGCGGAGTGGTCCCTTCGGACACCGACGAGATGATGAAGCTCCCGATGGTAGGAAGGAAGACCGCCGCCTGCGTCAGATCCTACGCGATGGACATCCCCTCGGTATGCGTCGACACACATGTCCACAGGATCTCGAACCTCATGGGGCTCGTCCACACCAAGGATCCTACCGAGACCGAGTTCGCCCTCATGGACATCACACCGGAGGAGAGATGGTCGGACATCAACAGGTACTTGGTCAGGCACGGCCAGGTCATATGCATCCCCAACCATCCCCGCTGCGGGAAATGCAAGGTGCGCCAATACTGCGACCACGGCAGATCGCTGGAGTGA
- a CDS encoding hydrogenase nickel insertion protein HypA produces MHEVSVVSTLVDATIRELQKYNVTKVNSITVRIGDLTNLGEEQMSFAYEIVTRGTILEGSEFIIEKEPIELVCDSCGYEGPANVISDPDFDTHSIPILACPKCGGSVKVTKGQSCVVKCMDIEEAE; encoded by the coding sequence GTGCACGAAGTCTCAGTAGTATCCACTCTTGTCGATGCGACCATCAGGGAATTGCAGAAATACAACGTCACCAAGGTCAACAGCATCACCGTTAGGATCGGGGACCTCACCAATCTCGGCGAGGAGCAGATGTCCTTCGCATACGAGATAGTGACCCGCGGCACCATCCTAGAGGGTTCCGAGTTCATAATCGAGAAGGAACCCATCGAACTGGTCTGCGATTCGTGCGGCTACGAAGGTCCGGCCAATGTCATATCGGATCCGGACTTCGACACACATTCCATACCCATCCTGGCCTGCCCAAAGTGCGGCGGGTCGGTGAAGGTCACCAAAGGGCAGTCATGCGTTGTCAAATGCATGGACATCGAGGAGGCAGAATGA
- a CDS encoding hydrogenase expression/formation protein HypD: protein MMFKYRDEETAKKILQGIKDMGVHAKFMHICGTHQDTIVRFGLEQMLNDVGIEIAQGPGCPVCVTTSQEIADAITLARNGVTVTAFGDLMRVPTTIGSLFQAKADGADVRIVYSIDDAVAMARDQPDKPLVFVGVGFETTAPSTCVPLHKDNCPENFSIYSCHRICPPVLKTIFDLGENRIQGLIEPGHVAVVTGTKMFEPFSQGPYNMPQVVSGFEPLDLLMSVYMLCKQIRDGRHEVENEYTRLVRPEGNPKAMQLIEDTFVPVDRHWRGFPLVPKSALALKPEFADHDATKVHEDILKNTPEVAAEANGCKCGDVLRGIIRSEQCPMFGKVCKPSNPMGPCMVSAEGNCSIAFRLGNKRL from the coding sequence ATGATGTTCAAGTACAGGGACGAGGAGACGGCGAAGAAGATCCTCCAGGGGATCAAGGACATGGGCGTGCATGCTAAGTTCATGCACATCTGCGGAACGCACCAGGACACCATCGTGAGGTTCGGACTGGAGCAGATGCTCAACGATGTCGGTATCGAGATCGCGCAGGGACCGGGATGCCCGGTCTGCGTGACGACCAGCCAAGAGATCGCGGATGCAATCACCCTCGCCAGGAACGGGGTCACCGTGACCGCGTTCGGAGATCTGATGAGGGTCCCCACCACCATCGGATCCCTCTTCCAGGCGAAGGCCGACGGCGCGGACGTAAGGATCGTCTACTCCATCGACGACGCCGTTGCCATGGCAAGGGACCAGCCGGACAAACCCCTGGTGTTCGTCGGCGTCGGTTTCGAGACCACAGCGCCCTCCACATGCGTCCCCCTCCACAAGGACAACTGCCCCGAGAACTTCAGCATATACAGCTGCCACAGGATCTGCCCCCCTGTGCTCAAGACCATCTTCGACCTCGGGGAGAACCGCATCCAGGGGCTCATCGAACCCGGCCATGTGGCCGTGGTCACCGGGACCAAGATGTTCGAACCCTTCTCCCAGGGGCCCTACAACATGCCCCAGGTGGTATCGGGATTCGAACCGCTGGACCTCCTCATGTCGGTCTACATGCTCTGCAAGCAGATCAGGGACGGCAGGCACGAGGTCGAGAACGAATACACCAGGCTCGTAAGGCCGGAAGGCAACCCCAAGGCGATGCAGCTCATCGAGGACACGTTCGTACCGGTGGACCGCCACTGGAGGGGATTCCCCCTGGTCCCGAAGTCCGCCCTAGCCCTCAAACCCGAGTTTGCCGACCACGACGCGACGAAGGTCCACGAGGACATCCTGAAGAACACTCCCGAGGTCGCCGCCGAGGCCAACGGATGCAAGTGCGGGGACGTCCTGAGGGGAATCATAAGATCGGAGCAGTGCCCGATGTTCGGAAAGGTCTGCAAGCCCAGCAACCCGATGGGCCCCTGCATGGTATCCGCGGAAGGCAACTGCAGCATCGCATTCAGACTAGGAAACAAGAGGCTGTGA
- a CDS encoding DEAD/DEAH box helicase: MRVDELEISDRVAEALMGAGFVNLHPPQAEAIPVALQGHNIVAAIPTASGKSLIGYIPALQMMTERHKRVLYIVPLKALASEKKEDFDRFSSLGIRTHMSTGDLDSDDRGLEDADVVVATSEKADSMIRHGSRWIEDVGLVIADEVHMIHDPGRGPTLEVTLTKLMRRNRDIQIIALSATMSNAFDLAEWLHAKLIESDWRPIPLKEGVYYNGEIEFDDCTTRPVQSDGEDVWSLVKQAVEDGGQSLVFVNSRRSTESLAVKYSKKMSELAGRTLSKQEMDLLEGDSESTATGRKLSSCVKCGIAFHNAGLTYRQRKYVENNFRNGQIKCIVATPTLAAGINLPARRVIVRDTSRFETNYGNSPISVMEIKQMCGRAGRPGYDPYGEAVLIAKNQLDFEHLMEDYVDHETERLTSKLFNEKVLRSHVLGLLATGDADSEEGIIDFLKETFFGTVSQMFGIESVVENIVNSLIAEDMAKSDGDSIRATTFGKRVSDLYIDPASASILKEAVTKIDDDTEVLPILLAAAMTPDVLGMYPKKSDKERLDRVSDEIWEHMLVDPDDIEDYDLEYVNSDLKVALLIYDWIEETDEDTLTDVMGIGPGDIRSRIDMMDWIIYAMSEIAYMFNPDAIRKIRPLMTRVRYGVKEELMELVSFRGVGRNRARILFDKGIRTKADVAAADVNELANIPKIGSVLASKMKEQAGRTSQPTREYAPSEEEAMFEEMAAEYGAVPDTEEPKKGKKEEKVEEDGPKQTNLFDF, encoded by the coding sequence ATGAGGGTCGACGAACTGGAGATTTCCGACAGGGTGGCAGAGGCCCTGATGGGAGCCGGCTTCGTCAACCTGCACCCGCCCCAGGCCGAGGCCATACCGGTGGCTTTGCAAGGTCACAACATCGTCGCGGCCATCCCCACCGCCAGCGGTAAGTCGCTGATAGGTTACATCCCTGCCCTCCAGATGATGACGGAGAGGCACAAGAGGGTGCTCTACATAGTCCCCCTGAAAGCCCTGGCATCGGAGAAGAAGGAGGATTTCGACAGATTCTCGAGCCTCGGTATCAGGACCCACATGAGCACCGGGGACCTTGACTCGGACGACAGGGGACTTGAGGATGCCGACGTAGTCGTAGCGACATCGGAGAAGGCGGATTCGATGATCCGCCACGGTAGCAGATGGATCGAGGATGTGGGTCTGGTCATCGCGGACGAGGTCCATATGATCCACGACCCCGGCAGGGGGCCCACGCTGGAAGTGACCCTGACCAAACTCATGCGCAGGAACAGGGACATCCAGATCATAGCCCTGTCCGCAACGATGTCCAACGCGTTCGACCTGGCCGAATGGCTCCATGCCAAACTTATAGAGAGCGATTGGCGCCCGATCCCCCTGAAGGAGGGCGTCTACTACAACGGCGAGATCGAGTTCGACGACTGCACCACCAGGCCCGTCCAGTCGGACGGCGAGGATGTCTGGAGCCTTGTTAAACAAGCAGTCGAGGACGGAGGACAGAGCCTGGTGTTCGTCAACTCAAGACGTTCCACGGAATCGCTTGCCGTCAAATACTCCAAGAAGATGAGCGAGCTGGCCGGGAGAACACTTTCCAAACAAGAGATGGATCTGCTCGAGGGTGACTCCGAATCCACTGCCACGGGAAGGAAGCTCTCATCCTGCGTCAAGTGCGGCATAGCCTTCCACAACGCCGGACTCACGTACAGGCAGAGGAAGTATGTCGAGAACAACTTCAGGAACGGCCAGATTAAATGCATAGTCGCCACCCCCACGCTGGCGGCGGGAATCAACCTCCCAGCGAGGAGGGTCATCGTCAGGGACACTTCCCGTTTCGAGACCAATTACGGGAACTCGCCGATCTCCGTCATGGAGATCAAGCAGATGTGCGGACGTGCCGGAAGACCGGGCTACGACCCGTACGGGGAGGCCGTCCTGATAGCGAAGAATCAGTTGGACTTCGAGCACCTCATGGAGGATTACGTGGACCACGAGACCGAACGCCTCACATCCAAGCTCTTCAACGAGAAGGTGCTCAGAAGCCATGTGCTGGGTCTTTTGGCCACGGGCGATGCCGACTCCGAGGAGGGCATCATAGATTTCCTCAAGGAGACGTTCTTCGGGACGGTCTCGCAGATGTTCGGAATCGAGAGCGTTGTGGAGAACATAGTAAATTCGCTGATAGCCGAGGACATGGCCAAATCCGACGGCGATTCCATCAGGGCCACCACTTTCGGGAAGCGCGTATCCGACCTGTACATCGATCCGGCCTCCGCCTCGATCCTGAAGGAGGCCGTCACGAAGATCGACGATGACACCGAAGTGCTTCCGATACTGCTGGCGGCTGCGATGACCCCCGATGTGCTGGGGATGTATCCCAAGAAGTCCGACAAGGAGAGGCTGGACAGGGTTTCGGACGAGATCTGGGAGCACATGCTGGTCGACCCCGACGACATTGAGGATTACGATCTGGAATACGTCAACAGCGACCTGAAGGTGGCGCTGCTGATATATGACTGGATCGAGGAGACCGATGAGGACACCCTCACCGATGTCATGGGCATCGGACCCGGCGACATCCGTTCCAGGATCGACATGATGGATTGGATAATCTACGCCATGAGCGAGATCGCATACATGTTCAACCCGGACGCCATAAGGAAGATCAGGCCCCTGATGACCCGTGTAAGGTACGGTGTCAAGGAGGAGCTCATGGAGCTCGTATCGTTCAGGGGCGTGGGACGCAACAGGGCCAGGATCCTCTTCGACAAGGGCATCCGCACCAAAGCCGACGTCGCCGCGGCGGATGTCAACGAGCTCGCCAACATCCCCAAGATCGGTTCCGTCCTCGCATCGAAGATGAAGGAACAGGCCGGAAGGACATCTCAGCCCACAAGGGAGTACGCACCCTCTGAGGAAGAAGCGATGTTCGAGGAGATGGCGGCCGAATACGGCGCAGTGCCAGATACCGAAGAGCCTAAGAAAGGTAAGAAAGAGGAAAAGGTGGAAGAGGATGGTCCTAAGCAGACCAACCTCTTCGATTTCTGA